The genome window GAGGCGGGAAGGCCCACATGGCGCAGGCGGGTGGGAAGGACGCGTCCCGGATCGACGAGGCCGTGGCGCAGGCGCCCGGGATCATCGGGAAGCACCTGCAGGACGCCGGGCAATGATCGGCAAGGATTCATGCGCATTCTCATAACCGGGGTCCGCGGACAACTGGGTACGGATTTGCAACGTTCCCTTCCAGGACATGAACTCGTTCCCTGTACCCGCGACGAACTCGACGTCACCGAAAAACACCGGGTATACGGCCTGTTGAAGGACTGCCGACCCGACGCGGTGATCAATACCGCCGCGTACCACAGGGTTGACGAGTGCGAGTCCCATCCCGACGAGACCTTTGCCGTCAATGCCATCGGACCCTGGCACCTGGCCATGGCCTGCCGCATGTACGATGCGAAACTGGTGCATATCAGCACGAATTTCGTCTTCGACGGCAAGGCGGTTCGGCCGTACACGGAAGATGACCTGCCCCTGCCCTTGAACGTTTACGGCACGGCCAAACTGTCCGGCGAACACCTGGTGCGGTCGACTTGGGACCGCCATTTCATCATCCGGACCACGGGGCTGTTCGGCCGTTCCGGCGGGGGTGGAAAAGGGTACAATTTCGTCGAGGCCATGATCCGGGCGGGCATGGAACGGCGGGAGGTGGCCGTGGTAAGCGACCAGGTGATGGCGCCCACGGCGACGGCGGACCTGGCCCGGGTCCTGGCGGAACTCGTTACAACCGATGCCTACGGCACGTACCATGTAACCAGCAGCGGCGCGTGCTCCTACTTCGAGTTTGCCCGGACCATCTACCGGAAGACGGGGATCGACGCGGCGGTGAAACCCACGTCCACCGAGGCGTACGGCGCACCGGCTTCCCGGCCCCTGTACACGGTGCTCGACAACGGCCGGATCCGGTCCCTGGGCATCGCGGAGATGCCCGCCTGGGAGGACGCCCTGGACGGCTACCTGGCGCAACGGGCCGGCGGCGGTCCGGCAAGCGGCGCCGGCGGAACGGCTGGCATGAACCCATGATCATAACCCAGACTCCTTTGCGTATCAGTTTTGCCGGCGGGCTCACGGATTTCGCCGATTTCTACGACCGGGAAGACGGCCTGGTCGTCAGCGCGGCCATCGACAAGTACATCTTCGTCATCATAAACGAACGATTCGACGACCGGATCTACATCAACTATTCGAAGCGGGAGGCCGTCGATCATCCCGACGAGATCGAACACGATCTGATCCGGGAGGCCCTGCGGCTCACCGGCGTGACCAGGGGCGTGGAGATCACCACGCTGACGGACATCCCCTCCGAGGGATCGGGCCTGGGGTCCTCGAGCAGCATTACGGTGGGCCTGCTGAACGCCCTGCATACCTACTGCGGCAATCCGCAGCCCCCGGAGAAACTGGCGCGGGACGCCTGCGAGATCGAGATTGACCGATGCGGCCGGCCCATCGGGAGACAGGACCAGTACATCGCGGCATACGGCGGCCTGCGCGGGTTCACTTTCAGACCCGGCGGCGTGGAGGTGGAACGCCTCGGTCTCGCGGACGGCCACACGGAACGGCTGAGTGACAGCCTGATGCTGTTCTACACCAACAAGACGCGCAAGGCGGAAACGGTACTGCGCGAGCAGAAGGCGAACATGACCACCAAGTTCGCGCTGCTGAAAGAGATCAAGTCCGTGGCGCAAAGCGCGCGGGAAGCCCTCACCGCCGGCCGTATCGACCGCATGGGCGAGCTGCTGGACCAGGGGTGGACTTGGAAGAACCGGATGTCGGGACTCGTGAGCAACGCCGAGATCGACGCCATGTACCGGAAGGCCAGGGACGCCGGCGCCGCGGGCGGCAAGGTATGCGGCGCGGGCGGCGGCGGCTTCCTGCTCCTGTTCTGCCCTCCGCCGTCCCGGTCCCGGGTCCGCGAAGCGCTTTCCGATTACAGGGAACTGCCATTCAACCTGGAGCGGGACGGCACCAGGGTAATCTTCAACATGCGGAGGTAGGCATCGAATGATCCGCGAATACCTCGACTGGACGCGGGAGGTCTGATGATCCGCGAATACCTCGACTGGACGCGGGAGGTCTGCGGTCTTATCGAACCCCGCGAAGTGCAGGAACTCATCGACCTCCTGATGGACGCGCGGAAGAACGGGCGGGGGATCTTCGTCTTCGGAAACGGCGGCAGCGCGGCGACGGCCTCCCACTTCGCCGTAGACCTGGGCAAGGGCACGCTGCGCGGCACGAAGGACCAGCCCCGGTTCCGGGTCAACAGCCTGACGGACAACCTGCCCTACGTCACGGCGTGGGCCAACGACTTCGACTTCGACCTGGTCTTCGAGCAGCAACTGCGCAATCTCGGCGCACCCGGCGACGTGGTCATCGGCATCAGCGCGTCGGGAAACAGCCCCAACGTGGTTCAAGCCTTCAAATACGCCCGTTCGGCCGGGATGGTCACGGCCGCGATGACGGGATTCTCCGGCGGGAAGCTCAAGGACATGGCCGATCATTCGGTCCACGTCCCCGTGGACGACTACGGCATGGCGGAAAACATGCACATGATCATCGTCCACATCATCATCACGCAGACCACGGCCCGCGTAGCGAACGGCGAATGATCCTTCGTTCCTTTGCCAAGATCAACCTGAGTATCCACCTGCTCGGCAAGCGGCCCGACGGCTACCACGAGATCGTCACGCTGATGGAGACCGTGGACCTGGCCGATGACGTGGAGGTAACCGGGCAGGAAACCGGGACAGCCATCACGTGCTCCGACCCGGCCGTGCCGACGGACGGACGCAACCTGGCGCACAGGGCGGCCGATCTCGTGCGGGACCGGTACGGACTCGGTGACCGGGGGGTGCGCATTCACATCGAGAAGCGCATCCCGGTGGCGGCCGGTCTCGCCGGCGGAAGCGGCAATGCGGCCATGACGCTGCACGGGCTCAACGCGCTCTGGTCGCTGGATTTGCGGGAAGAAGAGTTGATGGACCTCGCCGCGGAGCTGGGATCCGATGTGCCGTTCTGTCTCTACGGCGGCATGGCGGTGGCGTCCGGGCGGGGGGAAAAGGTCGACTGGTTGGATGCGGCCGGATCGCGCCACTACGTACTGGTCTGCCCGCCCCTCGAGGTCACCGCCGGATGGGCCTATGGCCGTTCGAAATTGGAATTGACAAAAGACGGGTCCTGTATTAATTTAGTTTCTTCTGTCGTGCGGGCCGGGGATGTGGACAGACTGGCGCCCTGCCTGCATAACGACCTGGAACCGGCGGTCCGGGCGGCCTTCCCCGAAATCAACGGGGCAAGGGGCCTGCTGGCGGATGCCGGACTGAAGGGAATCTTGATGTCCGGCAGCGGCCCGGCGGTCTTCGGACTGACCCCCGGCCGGGCAGTGGCGGAACGGATAGCGGACGATCTGCGGGAACGGGTCGAACCGTCCTGGCGGGTCTTCGCGGTCTCCTCGAAATCCCGGCGGGAAGCCGGGGTCTGATCGAGCGGCAGGAGGGAGGACGGCGCATGGCGGTCGGTTTGAAGATTCTGAGTGGAAATTCAAACGCACCGCTTGCACAAGACATCTGCGAATATCTCGGCGTATCCCTGGGCAAGGC of Gemmatimonadota bacterium contains these proteins:
- the rfbD gene encoding dTDP-4-dehydrorhamnose reductase, which gives rise to MRILITGVRGQLGTDLQRSLPGHELVPCTRDELDVTEKHRVYGLLKDCRPDAVINTAAYHRVDECESHPDETFAVNAIGPWHLAMACRMYDAKLVHISTNFVFDGKAVRPYTEDDLPLPLNVYGTAKLSGEHLVRSTWDRHFIIRTTGLFGRSGGGGKGYNFVEAMIRAGMERREVAVVSDQVMAPTATADLARVLAELVTTDAYGTYHVTSSGACSYFEFARTIYRKTGIDAAVKPTSTEAYGAPASRPLYTVLDNGRIRSLGIAEMPAWEDALDGYLAQRAGGGPASGAGGTAGMNP
- a CDS encoding GHMP kinase; its protein translation is MIITQTPLRISFAGGLTDFADFYDREDGLVVSAAIDKYIFVIINERFDDRIYINYSKREAVDHPDEIEHDLIREALRLTGVTRGVEITTLTDIPSEGSGLGSSSSITVGLLNALHTYCGNPQPPEKLARDACEIEIDRCGRPIGRQDQYIAAYGGLRGFTFRPGGVEVERLGLADGHTERLSDSLMLFYTNKTRKAETVLREQKANMTTKFALLKEIKSVAQSAREALTAGRIDRMGELLDQGWTWKNRMSGLVSNAEIDAMYRKARDAGAAGGKVCGAGGGGFLLLFCPPPSRSRVREALSDYRELPFNLERDGTRVIFNMRR
- a CDS encoding SIS domain-containing protein; the protein is MIREYLDWTREVCGLIEPREVQELIDLLMDARKNGRGIFVFGNGGSAATASHFAVDLGKGTLRGTKDQPRFRVNSLTDNLPYVTAWANDFDFDLVFEQQLRNLGAPGDVVIGISASGNSPNVVQAFKYARSAGMVTAAMTGFSGGKLKDMADHSVHVPVDDYGMAENMHMIIVHIIITQTTARVANGE
- the ispE gene encoding 4-(cytidine 5'-diphospho)-2-C-methyl-D-erythritol kinase, with amino-acid sequence MILRSFAKINLSIHLLGKRPDGYHEIVTLMETVDLADDVEVTGQETGTAITCSDPAVPTDGRNLAHRAADLVRDRYGLGDRGVRIHIEKRIPVAAGLAGGSGNAAMTLHGLNALWSLDLREEELMDLAAELGSDVPFCLYGGMAVASGRGEKVDWLDAAGSRHYVLVCPPLEVTAGWAYGRSKLELTKDGSCINLVSSVVRAGDVDRLAPCLHNDLEPAVRAAFPEINGARGLLADAGLKGILMSGSGPAVFGLTPGRAVAERIADDLRERVEPSWRVFAVSSKSRREAGV